In one Myotis daubentonii chromosome 1, mMyoDau2.1, whole genome shotgun sequence genomic region, the following are encoded:
- the BLOC1S4 gene encoding biogenesis of lysosome-related organelles complex 1 subunit 4, producing the protein MEGRSARRGPSREGSAEEADPPLASWSGDSGHVSQSHSIASGPWEDDGPDGGAPGRDLPLLRRAAAGYAAGLLPGAGAGARPEVQALDASLDELLTRVDEFVGMLDMLRGDSSHVVSEGVPRIHAKATEMRQVYGKIDRLEAFVGMIGASVARMEEQVARAEAELGSFPSAFRKLLHTLPVPSLFTKAPASRPPPAGYEPPVLFRTEDHFPGCSERPLI; encoded by the coding sequence ATGGAGGGTCGGTCGGCGCGTCGCGGGCCATCTCGCGAGGGATCCGCGGAAGAAGCCGATCCGCCGCTCGCCTCCTGGAGCGGGGACAGCGGCCACGTGTCGCAGAGCCACAGCATCGCCTCAGGGCCGTGGGAGGATGACGGCCCGGACGGGGGCGCGCCGGGACGCGACCTGCCGCTGCTGCGCCGCGCCGCCGCGGGCTATGCCGCCGGCCTGCtgcccggggccggggccggggcgcggcccgaggtgcaggcccTGGACGCCAGCCTGGACGAGCTGCTCACCAGGGTGGACGAGTTCGTGGGCATGCTGGACATGCTGCGCGGCGACTCCTCCCACGTGGTCAGCGAGGGCGTGCCGCGCATCCACGCCAAGGCCACGGAGATGCGGCAGGTGTACGGCAAGATCGACCGGCTGGAGGCCTTCGTGGGCATGATCGGCGCCAGCGTGGCCCGGATGGAGGAGCAGGTCGCCAGGGCGGAGGCCGAGCTGGGCTCCTTCCCCAGCGCGTTCCGGAaactcctgcacaccctccccgTGCCCTCCCTCTTCACCAAGGCGCCCGCCAGCAGGCCCCCGCCGGCCGGCTACGAACCGCCCGTCCTGTTCCGCACCGAGGACCACTTTCCCGGCTGCAGCGAACGGCCTCTGATCTGA